A region from the Drosophila mauritiana strain mau12 chromosome 2L, ASM438214v1, whole genome shotgun sequence genome encodes:
- the LOC117140952 gene encoding uncharacterized protein LOC117140952 isoform X1, giving the protein MNQVWVFFKLIEVLLGSVCMYFHIRGSSYWPERTPHMILYCATFSSFTALAALGAFRLVLARSTVLSSQLLLTLSAVLSHYFCGVLIMRTAMLDPHLPFINSTIEYLEHPHFAHCKKQSIAALVTGTMYLMHMFHVFDLLMRMEPGDWKRQATGRKYFEGTESGSTGLFVLSKPVDDFLCKCCSCYYKLANSQILYFRPNAEVEQPHFIARMWQFIGDARKKFFSLHQIESDESFLSTPTITTSESDITPVVTEYSVYMEEQANKLRRSTSAWRGSSDSSSLWAKIEDRSTVSIVSNRSSESSEATVKPIQMDRKVARRSSMWADTEKREKSEILLVEQGSSYSRLRTLSNAELVHKPSDAEEKEQQVQDAPNPNGANGEFSFKPGTKQT; this is encoded by the coding sequence ATGAACCAGGTTTGGGTGTTCTTTAAACTCATCGAGGTGTTGCTGGGCAGTGTTTGCATGTATTTCCACATACGCGGCTCATCCTACTGGCCCGAGCGCACTCCGCATATGATCCTATACTGTGCCACATTTTCGTCCTTCACGGCGCTCGCCGCTCTAGGCGCGTTCCGACTGGTGCTGGCTAGGAGTACAGTGCTCTCCTCCCAACTCCTACTCACACTGAGCGCCGTGCTGTCGCACTACTTTTGCGGCGTACTGATAATGCGCACCGCCATGCTGGACCCTCACCTGCCCTTCATCAATTCTACCATCGAGTACCTGGAACATCCGCACTTTGCGCACTGCAAGAAGCAGAGCATCGCTGCACTGGTTACTGGCACCATGTACTTGATGCACATGTTCCACGTTTTCGACCTGCTGATGCGCATGGAACCCGGCGACTGGAAACGTCAGGCGACAGGCCGTAAGTACTTCGAGGGAACAGAATCTGGTTCAACTGGGCTGTTTGTGCTTTCCAAGCCAGTGGACGACTTTCTATGCAAATGCTGCAGCTGCTACTATAAATTGGCCAATTCTCAGATCCTGTACTTCCGGCCGAACGCGGAGGTGGAGCAGCCACACTTTATAGCCCGCATGTGGCAGTTCATTGGGGATGCGCGTAAAAAGTTCTTTTCGCTGCATCAGATCGAGAGTGACGAAAGTTTTCTATCCACACCGACCATAACCACCAGTGAATCGGATATCACACCAGTGGTCACGGAGTACAGTGTGTACATGGAAGAGCAGGCCAATAAGCTGCGCCGATCTACTTCAGCCTGGCGCGGCTCCAGCGATTCCTCGAGCTTGTGGGCCAAAATCGAGGACAGGAGCACTGTTAGCATCGTTTCAAATCGGTCAAGTGAGAGCAGCGAGGCCACAGTGAAACCCATTCAAATGGATCGGAAGGTAGCCCGGCGATCTTCCATGTGGGCGGACACCGAGAAAAGGGAGAAATCGGAGATTCTGCTGGTAGAACAGGGCTCTAGCTATTCTCGGCTCAGAACTTTGAGCAATGCTGAATTGGTCCATAAGCCAAGCGATGCGGAAGAAAAGGAACAACAAGTTCAAGATGCACCCAACCCGAATGGAGCAAATGGAGAATTTTCTTTTAAACCTGGAACTAAGCAAACTTAG
- the LOC117140952 gene encoding uncharacterized protein LOC117140952 isoform X2 yields the protein MNQVWVFFKLIEVLLGSVCMYFHIRGSSYWPERTPHMILYCATFSSFTALAALGAFRLVLARSTVLSSQLLLTLSAVLSHYFCGVLIMRTAMLDPHLPFINSTIEYLEHPHFAHCKKQSIAALVTGTMYLMHMFHVFDLLMRMEPGDWKRQATGHPVLPAERGGGAATLYSPHVAVHWGCA from the exons ATGAACCAGGTTTGGGTGTTCTTTAAACTCATCGAGGTGTTGCTGGGCAGTGTTTGCATGTATTTCCACATACGCGGCTCATCCTACTGGCCCGAGCGCACTCCGCATATGATCCTATACTGTGCCACATTTTCGTCCTTCACGGCGCTCGCCGCTCTAGGCGCGTTCCGACTGGTGCTGGCTAGGAGTACAGTGCTCTCCTCCCAACTCCTACTCACACTGAGCGCCGTGCTGTCGCACTACTTTTGCGGCGTACTGATAATGCGCACCGCCATGCTGGACCCTCACCTGCCCTTCATCAATTCTACCATCGAGTACCTGGAACATCCGCACTTTGCGCACTGCAAGAAGCAGAGCATCGCTGCACTGGTTACTGGCACCATGTACTTGATGCACATGTTCCACGTTTTCGACCTGCTGATGCGCATGGAACCCGGCGACTGGAAACGTCAGGCGACAGGCC ATCCTGTACTTCCGGCCGAACGCGGAGGTGGAGCAGCCACACTTTATAGCCCGCATGTGGCAGTTCATTGGGGATGCGCGTAA
- the LOC117141078 gene encoding keratin-associated protein 17-1, whose protein sequence is MDGLYSNNNSYSSNNGGYCSQGPRSGNCGSCGNCPGGHCPRMEAGGSGCGARGMSQPGCPGGNCCPGGRCTAGKSRYNPDWQYGAR, encoded by the coding sequence ATGGACGGCTTGTACAGTAATAACAACAGTTACAGCTCCAACAACGGCGGCTACTGCTCGCAGGGTCCGCGAAGTGGCAACTGCGGATCATGTGGCAACTGCCCCGGTGGCCACTGCCCCCGAATGGAGGCGGGTGGTAGCGGCTGCGGCGCTCGAGGAATGAGCCAGCCGGGTTGTCCTGGCGGCAACTGTTGTCCCGGCGGAAGGTGTACGGCCGGAAAGTCGCGCTACAATCCAGACTGGCAGTATGGTGCACGCTAG